One genomic segment of Actinoplanes ianthinogenes includes these proteins:
- a CDS encoding SMI1/KNR4 family protein, translated as MPLERLGFAVDSTRSHGDGWHLTGSPEHHPRHWPRPGERFDRIRDDGDRERHVVDLVVVECSADHAVVTGSGGELLRDDEYLVLTGEREIPDRPLPEPGAAGLAAILGDPDPSGVDVDWAAVEAQLGVTLPADYKEFVGTFGAATIDDHLVICAPADLVDEQDHVHVDDDDRPEGLEPGDRLIAWGSTPNGDLLLWHAKPGVPPESWPVLFTEEGPVWQAFPGGFTATVAGLLTGDLQSWHMSDRLGGPHSYR; from the coding sequence GTGCCCCTTGAACGACTTGGCTTCGCGGTCGACTCCACCCGGTCCCACGGTGACGGCTGGCATCTGACCGGCAGTCCGGAGCACCACCCGCGGCACTGGCCACGCCCCGGCGAGCGGTTCGACCGGATCCGCGACGACGGTGACCGGGAGCGGCATGTCGTCGACCTGGTCGTGGTGGAGTGCTCGGCCGATCATGCCGTGGTCACCGGGAGCGGCGGGGAGCTGCTGCGCGACGACGAATACCTGGTGCTCACCGGGGAGCGGGAGATTCCGGACAGGCCGCTGCCGGAGCCGGGCGCGGCCGGGCTGGCGGCGATCCTGGGCGACCCGGACCCGTCCGGCGTCGACGTGGACTGGGCGGCGGTCGAGGCGCAGCTGGGCGTCACGCTGCCCGCCGACTACAAGGAGTTCGTCGGGACGTTCGGGGCGGCGACGATCGACGACCACCTGGTGATCTGCGCGCCTGCGGACCTGGTGGACGAGCAGGATCATGTCCACGTCGACGACGACGATCGGCCGGAGGGGCTGGAGCCGGGCGACCGGCTGATCGCCTGGGGCAGCACGCCGAACGGTGACCTGCTGCTCTGGCACGCCAAGCCCGGAGTGCCACCGGAGTCGTGGCCGGTTCTGTTCACCGAGGAGGGGCCGGTGTGGCAGGCGTTCCCGGGCGGCTTCACCGCCACGGTGGCCGGGCTGCTCACCGGTGACCTGCAGTCCTGGCACATGAGCGACCGGCTCGGCGGCCCGCACAGCTATCGGTGA
- the murJ gene encoding murein biosynthesis integral membrane protein MurJ has translation MALATLASRVAGFVRVLVLTAALGLGTRLLDAYNVANTLPNAVYELLIGGAMASVVVPLLTRAALTDPDHGVRYTQRLLSLLVYGLGAITVLALLVAPWLVDLYAPGFSAGQRELAVVFSRYFLPQILFYGVSATAGAILTIRGRFAAPAWAPLLNSLVVIGVGLLFMLTRSFPLLAIGTTAGVFAQTALVVWALARSGFPIRLHLDPRGIAIRRIAGLAGWVLLSVLGAQALLAAATRVASLSGPGGVTAYQNALAIFQVPFAVIALSLMTAMLPRLSRSALRRDHQRIVRDLSLAVRVTVAVLAPVAVAMVVLGRPIAAVLFDHGSSSAGTVRLLGTVLAGFGLALVPFSAYSILQRGFYALQDTRTPALISAGVAATGIAGCAVAGFLLPAESIVVGIPVSYAVAYALGLVATLLVLRRRFGWIDGRRLMRTHLRVSLAAAAGAGCAVLALTLSGTAIPLLTVVAAAGVGALGYLAAARLLHIAEVRLALITVSRAP, from the coding sequence ATGGCGCTGGCCACCCTCGCGTCGCGGGTGGCGGGGTTCGTCCGGGTGCTCGTGCTCACCGCGGCGCTCGGGCTCGGGACCCGGCTGCTGGACGCCTACAACGTGGCGAACACGCTGCCCAACGCGGTCTACGAGCTGCTCATCGGCGGGGCGATGGCCAGCGTCGTCGTGCCGCTGCTCACCCGGGCCGCGCTGACCGATCCCGATCACGGTGTGCGGTACACGCAGCGGCTGCTGTCGCTGCTGGTCTACGGGCTGGGCGCGATCACCGTTCTGGCGTTGCTGGTGGCGCCGTGGCTGGTCGATCTCTACGCGCCCGGGTTCAGCGCCGGGCAGCGGGAGCTCGCGGTGGTGTTCAGCCGCTACTTCCTGCCGCAGATCCTGTTCTACGGGGTCAGCGCGACCGCCGGCGCGATCCTCACCATCCGGGGACGGTTCGCGGCGCCCGCCTGGGCGCCCCTGCTGAACAGTCTCGTCGTGATCGGGGTCGGGCTCCTCTTCATGCTGACCCGCAGCTTCCCGCTGCTCGCGATCGGCACCACCGCCGGGGTGTTCGCGCAGACGGCGCTGGTCGTGTGGGCACTGGCCCGGTCCGGGTTCCCGATCCGGTTGCACCTCGACCCGCGGGGGATCGCGATCCGGCGGATCGCCGGGCTGGCCGGGTGGGTGCTGCTCTCCGTGCTGGGCGCGCAGGCGCTGCTGGCCGCGGCGACCCGGGTGGCGTCGCTGAGCGGTCCGGGCGGCGTCACGGCGTACCAGAACGCTCTTGCGATCTTCCAGGTGCCGTTCGCCGTGATCGCGTTGTCGCTGATGACCGCGATGCTGCCCCGATTGAGCCGGAGCGCGCTGCGCCGCGACCACCAGCGGATCGTCCGCGACCTGTCGCTCGCCGTGCGGGTCACGGTCGCGGTGCTGGCCCCGGTCGCGGTGGCGATGGTGGTGCTCGGGCGGCCGATCGCCGCCGTGCTGTTCGACCACGGGAGCAGTTCGGCCGGGACGGTGCGGCTGCTCGGCACGGTGCTCGCCGGGTTCGGGCTCGCCCTGGTGCCGTTCAGCGCGTACTCGATTCTGCAACGCGGCTTCTACGCGCTCCAGGACACCCGCACACCCGCCCTGATCAGCGCCGGCGTGGCGGCGACCGGGATCGCCGGGTGCGCGGTCGCCGGGTTCCTGCTGCCGGCCGAGTCGATCGTGGTGGGGATCCCGGTGTCGTACGCGGTCGCCTACGCGCTCGGGCTGGTCGCGACGCTGCTGGTGCTGCGGCGCCGGTTCGGCTGGATCGACGGGCGGCGGCTGATGCGTACTCACCTGCGGGTGTCCCTGGCCGCGGCCGCCGGCGCCGGATGCGCCGTCCTCGCGCTGACCCTTTCCGGGACGGCGATCCCGCTGCTCACCGTCGTCGCCGCGGCCGGGGTGGGCGCGCTCGGTTACCTGGCCGCCGCGAGACTGCTCCACATCGCGGAGGTGCGGCTGGCCCTGATTACAGTGAGCCGTGCCCCTTGA